A single region of the Calonectris borealis chromosome 21, bCalBor7.hap1.2, whole genome shotgun sequence genome encodes:
- the SNAPC4 gene encoding snRNA-activating protein complex subunit 4 isoform X2: MEVEREDDSSDDDIESSLPQDPETCLQMNHVYQEVIQEKIEEVELLIAQNKEQQKEIMCELGGPKIAKAGDGRNLPANIFLGHFMKPYFKDKTTGIGPPSNEDAKEKVAQGIKSFEQLLSTKWKSREKTLLQKSVVSDRLQRLLQPKLLKMSYWNQKLEKVKTETEKQILEKQIKEVEQEIEAINQLPESDLLGNRFDEHDWEKISNIQFDGQRSSEELRKFWQNWEHPSINKKEWTEEEIERLKKIAAKHGYLDWQTIAQELGTNRTPFQCLQKYQIYNKDLKRKEWTKGEDQMLLELVQEMRVGSHIPYKKIAYYMEGRDSAQLIYRWTKSVDPSLKKGPWTPEEDAMLLAAVKKYGERDWYKIRTEVPGRSDAQCRDRYLKALHCDVKKGKWSLEEEEQLIELVQKHGLGHWSKIASELPHRTGSQCLSKWKLMIGSKKRSRPTKRRHVQESSSSSESSSEDIELDLADSSEEETTSKEECGFPSIDLWIPTRTNTQESNKERYQTPSLFSPASADAKTSSSEVPSATCGGDKDRVADKSSELNTLLRGIARPHSTDIIVKNPTEVMNKASRCGKQVLRVTLENVRRVLRNNTCFQRKLQSKILKPATVLTKISGVSNSVGQKLQGLPNITEKTYRQERERLRRMNLDRKLLMAVTPWVGNVLLPCTLQTGKMAFHQTKADSIQEKIKSVSLTSTPLFTLFIQLFQIDTNGCMKIIRERRLRQSELLRANAKRPQQASQNTETSSGNSSQSCTQRNSRRGIPRNAVRRPAALKARETSAAVFETSTPAMQGALPAQVQRQKPKTVSELLREKRLRESRAKKAMQRAVFVAPQMLVSGPLIIQQPPQQIIPSAQAGSKPAAVGCTNSQVQCVPAPLPAFTSVAGSTSTAIVLENHSSSVPETGESPGCSQGTELQSNKERKEQALESSPEGGFFPGMNPAAAEKAPHQGGCNGQVLAGSSTSVVLQNQAFVPHQITVVPVGIESGTNKLSLSTPVTCELNSNGPQQRPVNLLPALVTPQTGSHLIPNSILPFTWVVTPQALLPTAVQTVVGVPQGLPPAAVRSQCQTTVTSNGNISCLGVPPVPAGANTPHPSSAETKAPSAQLAEGVPLGKTANHSTILLPMASVSPGCTTSSISSATPACSDGFSKASDSSAAQTALPPDVPTLHAVLLPQTQLPASTQGSDSQCVSSLTSLGKSHDSVKTNGSSSNPSIITKGIVLQPGDPVPHNKVPRNSDSFAAQALKNRPIAAKPLTTQPADSPPQPTTSSAEKNLLDFSLISLEDEALVKEWLNGKQGVQVPSLQTRLPYLPPFLCNLKTLSKLLLQKAALEEQAACLLPSDASQDEGTGVDLHAIGELVQQKLGDNPAYLLLKARFLAAFTLPAVLATLPPPKVTTTLSASRKQYEESDEEEWQSEKEMSEEESCGNELTGVRLDWAVGDEPGDKDADLLNQGMGAEENAAQSVLDSCTDVADASAPQIRRSARFRKRRRI; this comes from the exons AAGGAAATCATGTGCGAGCTCGGTGGTCCAAAAATAGCAAAGGCAGGAGATGGTAGAAATCTAccagcaaatatatttttgggtCATTTTATGAAGCCGTACTTTAAGGATAAAACAACAGGAATT GGCCCTCCTTCCAATGAAGATGCCAAGGAAAAGGTAGCTCAGGGCATAAAATCCTTTGAACAACTGCTTTCAACAAAAT ggaaaagcagagagaagacaTTATTGCAGAAATCAGTAGTAAGTGACCGCTTGCAGCGCCTGCTTCAGCCAAAGTTACTGAA GATGAGTTATTGGAATCAGAAACTGGAAAAAGTCAAGACTGAAACGGAGAAACAGATCTTGGAAAAGCAAATCAAAGAAGTGGAGCAAGAAATAGAGGCAATTAA CCAACTCCCAGAAAGTGACTTGTTAGGAAACAGATTTGATGAGCACGACTGGGAGAAAATTTCAAACATCCAA tttgatGGACAACGTAGTTCAGAAGAACTGAGGAAGTTTTGGCAAAATTGGGAGCATCCAAGCATCAACAAAAAGGAGTGGACTGAGGAGGAAATAGAGAGGCTAAAGAAGATAGCTGCTAAACATGGTTATCTGGACTGGCAGACTATAGCCCAGGAGTTGGGG ACAAACAGGACACCTTTCCAGTGCTTGCAGAAGTATCAGATCTATAACAaagatttgaaaaggaaagaatggACCAAAGGTGAAGATCAGATGCTTTTAGAGCTTGTTCAAGAGATGAGAGTAGGAAGTCATATCCCATACAAGAAAA TTGCTTATTACATGGAAGGAAGAGATTCTGCTCAGCTGATTTACCGATGGACAAAGAGCGTGGACCCCAGTTTGAAGAAAGGACCCTGGACACCAGAGGAAGATGCT ATGCTGTTGGCTGCAGTTAAGAAGTATGGAGAGCGTGACTGGTATAAAATTCGGACAGAAGTGCCAGGGAGGAGCGACGCTCAGTGCAGAGATCG gtaCTTAAAAGCATTGCACTGTGATGTAAAGAAAGGCAAGTGGAGTTtagaggaagaggagcagctaATTGAACTGGTTCAAAAGCATGGCCTGG GTCACTGGAGTAAAATAGCTTCTGAATTGCCACATCGGACTGGCTCCCAATGTCTAAGCAAGTGGAAACTCATGATCGGGTCTAAG AAAAGATCTAGGCCAACAAAACGCCGACATGTGCAAGAGAGTTCCAGCTCTTCAGAGAGTAGCAGTGAAGACATAGAACTGGACTTAGCAGACAGTTCAGAGGAGGAGACAACAAGCAAGGAGGAGTGTGGATTTCCCAGCATTGATTTGTGGATACCAACACGGACAAATACCCAGGAGTCAAACAAAGAAAGATATCAAACTCCATCCCTTTTCTCTCCTGCGAGTGCTGATGCAAAGACCAGTAGCAGTGAAGTTCCAAGTGCAACGTGTGGTGGAGACAAGGACAGAGTTGCCGATAAATCGTCAGAGTTGAACACCCTTCTGAGGGGCATTGCACGTCCACATTCAACAGACATCATTGTGAAGAATCCAACAGAAGTAATGAACAAG GCTTCCAGATGTGGAAAGCAAGTGCTACGGGTTACCCTGGAGAATGTGAGAAGAGTATTAAGAAATAACACGTGCTTTCAGAGGAAACTT CAATCAAAGATACTAAAACCTGCGACCgttttaacaaaaatatctgGAGTTAGTAATTCTGTTGGCCAGAAGCTTCAGGGGCTGCCGAACATCACAGAGAAAACTTATCGTCAAGAGAGAGAGCGTTTGAGAAGAATGAACCTTGACAGAAAGCTTCTAATGGCAGTGACACCTTGGGTGGGCAATGTACTACTGCCTTGCACCTTGCAAACTGGGAAGATGGCTTTTCATCAGACAAAAG CTGATTCTATTCAAGAGAAGATTAAGTCAGTCAGTCTCACGAGCACTCCTCTTTTCACGCTTTTCATTCAG CTCTTTCAGATTGATACCAATGGCTGCATGAAGATTATTCGTGAGAGAAGGCTAAGGCAGTCAGAGCTTCTTAGGGCTAATGCAAAAAGGCCTCAGCAG GCTTCCCAAAATACGGAGACTTCTTCAG GCAATTCATCACAATCTTGCACTCAGAGGAACTCCCGAAGAGGCATACCAAGGAATGCTGTCAGGAGACCTGCTGCCTTAAAAGCAAGGGAGACTTCCGCTGCTGTCTTTGAGACCAGCACTCCTGCCATGCAGGGAGCTCTTCCAGCCCAAGTGCAAAGGCAGAAGCCTAAAACTGTCTCAGAATTACTGAGAGAGAAGCGGCTAAGGGAATCCCGGGCGAAGAAAGCTATGCAGCGGGCAGTATTTGTTGCCCCACAGATGCTGGTTTCAGGGCCTCTGATAATCCAGCAGCCACCACAGCAAATCATTCCTTCTGCACAAGCAGGGAGCAAACCTGCAGCAGTTGGTTGTACAAATAGCCAAGTACAGTGTGTACCAGCTCCATTGCCAGCATTTACTTCTGTGGCAGGTTCAACTTCTACTGCTATTGTGCTTGAAAATCATTCCTCATCAGTGCCAGAAACTGGGGAAAGCCCTGGCTGCTCACAAGGGACAGAACTGCAATCCAATAAGGAACGAAAAGAGCAAGCTTTGGAAAGCAGCCCTGAAGGAGGGTTTTTTCCAGGAATGAAtccagctgcagcagagaagGCCCCACATCAGGGAGGGTGCAATGGTCAGGTCCTAGCTGGTAGCTCAACTTCAGTAGTGTTGCAAAACCAAGCTTTTGTGCCACATCAGATTACAGTGGTGCCTGTTGGCATTGAGTCTGGCACCAACAAATTGTCTCTTTCCACACCAGTTACCTGTGAGCTGAATAGTAATGGGCCACAACAGAGGCCAGTCAATCTATTGCCTGCTCTTGTAACTCCACAAACTGGCTCACATTTGATTCCCAACAGCATACTGCCTTTCACGTGGGTCGTAACGCCACAGGCTTTGCTCCCCACCGCTGTACAAACTGTGGTGGGTGTTCCCCAAGGGCTGCCACCTGCTGCTGTGAGAAGTCAATGTCAGACAACTGTGACTTCCAATGGCAATATCTCTTGCTTAGGAGTGCCTCCTGTACCAGCTGGAGCAAATACGCCTCACCCCAGCAGTGCAGAGACAAAAGCACCAAGTGCCCAGTTAGCAGAAGGAGTTCCTTTGGGAAAGACAGCTAACCATTCCACAATCCTCTTACCTATGGCCTCAGTGAGTCCTGGATGCACCACATCCAGCATTTCTTCTGCAACGCCTGCATGTTCAGATGGCTTCTCCAAGGCTTCTGACTCCTCTGCAGCTCAGACTGCTCTTCCACCTGATGTACCAACCCTgcatgctgtgctgctgccccAAACGCAGCTACCTGCAAGCACTCAGGGGTCTGATTCCCAATGTGTGTCGAGTCTCACTAGCTTGGGAAAGAGCCATGACTCCGTTAAAACAAACGGATCATCTTCCAACCCAAGCATCATCACGAAAGGGATTGTGCTCcagccaggagatccagttcccCATAACAAAGTGCCAAGGAACTCTGATTCCTTTGCTGCACAAGCATTGAAAAATAGACCTATTGCCGCCAAACCTCTGACTACGCAGCCTGCTGACAGTCCACCGCAGCCAACCACTTCCAGTGCAGAAAAGAATCTACTTGACTTCAGCCTGATTTCCCTTGAAGATGAGGCGCTAGTGAAGGAGTGGCTGAACGGGAAACAAGGTGTCCAGGTACCATCACTGCAAACCAGGTTGCCTTATTTGCCACCTTTTCTGTGCAACTTAAAAACTCTCTCAAAGCTacttctgcagaaagcagctctAGAAGAGCAAGCGGCATGTCTTCTGCCTTCTGATGCCAGTCAGGATGAGGGCACTGGGGTTGATTTGCACGCTATCGGAGAACTGGTGCAGCAGAAACTTGGCGATAACCCTGCTTACCTCCTACTGAAAGCCAGATTCCTAGCAGCTTTTACACTCCCAGCTGTACTAGCAACTCTGCCTCCTCCAAAAGTGACAACAACGCTGTCAGCCAGCAGGAAGCAATATGAAGAGAGTGATGAAGAGGAGTGGCAGAGCGAGAAGGAAATGTCTGAGGAAGAGAGTTGTGGGAATGAATTAACAGGGGTACGGTTGGATTGGGCAGTTGGTGATGAGCCTGGAGACAAAGATGCTGATTTACTAAATCAG GGCATGGGAGCTGAAGAGAATGCTGCACAGTCTGTCTTGGACTCCTGCACTGACGTGGCTGATGCCAGTGCTCCTCAAATCAGGAGAAGTGCCCGCttcaggaaaaggaggaggatctGA
- the SNAPC4 gene encoding snRNA-activating protein complex subunit 4 isoform X1 has translation MSRWPGPAGARCPRGAEAALSSAALDLNAEREKIRREIEELERSLEPGGAGIEMAVSDSSLSSGTDDGEDDDSDSHAEMEVEREDDSSDDDIESSLPQDPETCLQMNHVYQEVIQEKIEEVELLIAQNKEQQKEIMCELGGPKIAKAGDGRNLPANIFLGHFMKPYFKDKTTGIGPPSNEDAKEKVAQGIKSFEQLLSTKWKSREKTLLQKSVVSDRLQRLLQPKLLKMSYWNQKLEKVKTETEKQILEKQIKEVEQEIEAINQLPESDLLGNRFDEHDWEKISNIQFDGQRSSEELRKFWQNWEHPSINKKEWTEEEIERLKKIAAKHGYLDWQTIAQELGTNRTPFQCLQKYQIYNKDLKRKEWTKGEDQMLLELVQEMRVGSHIPYKKIAYYMEGRDSAQLIYRWTKSVDPSLKKGPWTPEEDAMLLAAVKKYGERDWYKIRTEVPGRSDAQCRDRYLKALHCDVKKGKWSLEEEEQLIELVQKHGLGHWSKIASELPHRTGSQCLSKWKLMIGSKKRSRPTKRRHVQESSSSSESSSEDIELDLADSSEEETTSKEECGFPSIDLWIPTRTNTQESNKERYQTPSLFSPASADAKTSSSEVPSATCGGDKDRVADKSSELNTLLRGIARPHSTDIIVKNPTEVMNKASRCGKQVLRVTLENVRRVLRNNTCFQRKLQSKILKPATVLTKISGVSNSVGQKLQGLPNITEKTYRQERERLRRMNLDRKLLMAVTPWVGNVLLPCTLQTGKMAFHQTKADSIQEKIKSVSLTSTPLFTLFIQLFQIDTNGCMKIIRERRLRQSELLRANAKRPQQASQNTETSSGNSSQSCTQRNSRRGIPRNAVRRPAALKARETSAAVFETSTPAMQGALPAQVQRQKPKTVSELLREKRLRESRAKKAMQRAVFVAPQMLVSGPLIIQQPPQQIIPSAQAGSKPAAVGCTNSQVQCVPAPLPAFTSVAGSTSTAIVLENHSSSVPETGESPGCSQGTELQSNKERKEQALESSPEGGFFPGMNPAAAEKAPHQGGCNGQVLAGSSTSVVLQNQAFVPHQITVVPVGIESGTNKLSLSTPVTCELNSNGPQQRPVNLLPALVTPQTGSHLIPNSILPFTWVVTPQALLPTAVQTVVGVPQGLPPAAVRSQCQTTVTSNGNISCLGVPPVPAGANTPHPSSAETKAPSAQLAEGVPLGKTANHSTILLPMASVSPGCTTSSISSATPACSDGFSKASDSSAAQTALPPDVPTLHAVLLPQTQLPASTQGSDSQCVSSLTSLGKSHDSVKTNGSSSNPSIITKGIVLQPGDPVPHNKVPRNSDSFAAQALKNRPIAAKPLTTQPADSPPQPTTSSAEKNLLDFSLISLEDEALVKEWLNGKQGVQVPSLQTRLPYLPPFLCNLKTLSKLLLQKAALEEQAACLLPSDASQDEGTGVDLHAIGELVQQKLGDNPAYLLLKARFLAAFTLPAVLATLPPPKVTTTLSASRKQYEESDEEEWQSEKEMSEEESCGNELTGVRLDWAVGDEPGDKDADLLNQGMGAEENAAQSVLDSCTDVADASAPQIRRSARFRKRRRI, from the exons AAGGAAATCATGTGCGAGCTCGGTGGTCCAAAAATAGCAAAGGCAGGAGATGGTAGAAATCTAccagcaaatatatttttgggtCATTTTATGAAGCCGTACTTTAAGGATAAAACAACAGGAATT GGCCCTCCTTCCAATGAAGATGCCAAGGAAAAGGTAGCTCAGGGCATAAAATCCTTTGAACAACTGCTTTCAACAAAAT ggaaaagcagagagaagacaTTATTGCAGAAATCAGTAGTAAGTGACCGCTTGCAGCGCCTGCTTCAGCCAAAGTTACTGAA GATGAGTTATTGGAATCAGAAACTGGAAAAAGTCAAGACTGAAACGGAGAAACAGATCTTGGAAAAGCAAATCAAAGAAGTGGAGCAAGAAATAGAGGCAATTAA CCAACTCCCAGAAAGTGACTTGTTAGGAAACAGATTTGATGAGCACGACTGGGAGAAAATTTCAAACATCCAA tttgatGGACAACGTAGTTCAGAAGAACTGAGGAAGTTTTGGCAAAATTGGGAGCATCCAAGCATCAACAAAAAGGAGTGGACTGAGGAGGAAATAGAGAGGCTAAAGAAGATAGCTGCTAAACATGGTTATCTGGACTGGCAGACTATAGCCCAGGAGTTGGGG ACAAACAGGACACCTTTCCAGTGCTTGCAGAAGTATCAGATCTATAACAaagatttgaaaaggaaagaatggACCAAAGGTGAAGATCAGATGCTTTTAGAGCTTGTTCAAGAGATGAGAGTAGGAAGTCATATCCCATACAAGAAAA TTGCTTATTACATGGAAGGAAGAGATTCTGCTCAGCTGATTTACCGATGGACAAAGAGCGTGGACCCCAGTTTGAAGAAAGGACCCTGGACACCAGAGGAAGATGCT ATGCTGTTGGCTGCAGTTAAGAAGTATGGAGAGCGTGACTGGTATAAAATTCGGACAGAAGTGCCAGGGAGGAGCGACGCTCAGTGCAGAGATCG gtaCTTAAAAGCATTGCACTGTGATGTAAAGAAAGGCAAGTGGAGTTtagaggaagaggagcagctaATTGAACTGGTTCAAAAGCATGGCCTGG GTCACTGGAGTAAAATAGCTTCTGAATTGCCACATCGGACTGGCTCCCAATGTCTAAGCAAGTGGAAACTCATGATCGGGTCTAAG AAAAGATCTAGGCCAACAAAACGCCGACATGTGCAAGAGAGTTCCAGCTCTTCAGAGAGTAGCAGTGAAGACATAGAACTGGACTTAGCAGACAGTTCAGAGGAGGAGACAACAAGCAAGGAGGAGTGTGGATTTCCCAGCATTGATTTGTGGATACCAACACGGACAAATACCCAGGAGTCAAACAAAGAAAGATATCAAACTCCATCCCTTTTCTCTCCTGCGAGTGCTGATGCAAAGACCAGTAGCAGTGAAGTTCCAAGTGCAACGTGTGGTGGAGACAAGGACAGAGTTGCCGATAAATCGTCAGAGTTGAACACCCTTCTGAGGGGCATTGCACGTCCACATTCAACAGACATCATTGTGAAGAATCCAACAGAAGTAATGAACAAG GCTTCCAGATGTGGAAAGCAAGTGCTACGGGTTACCCTGGAGAATGTGAGAAGAGTATTAAGAAATAACACGTGCTTTCAGAGGAAACTT CAATCAAAGATACTAAAACCTGCGACCgttttaacaaaaatatctgGAGTTAGTAATTCTGTTGGCCAGAAGCTTCAGGGGCTGCCGAACATCACAGAGAAAACTTATCGTCAAGAGAGAGAGCGTTTGAGAAGAATGAACCTTGACAGAAAGCTTCTAATGGCAGTGACACCTTGGGTGGGCAATGTACTACTGCCTTGCACCTTGCAAACTGGGAAGATGGCTTTTCATCAGACAAAAG CTGATTCTATTCAAGAGAAGATTAAGTCAGTCAGTCTCACGAGCACTCCTCTTTTCACGCTTTTCATTCAG CTCTTTCAGATTGATACCAATGGCTGCATGAAGATTATTCGTGAGAGAAGGCTAAGGCAGTCAGAGCTTCTTAGGGCTAATGCAAAAAGGCCTCAGCAG GCTTCCCAAAATACGGAGACTTCTTCAG GCAATTCATCACAATCTTGCACTCAGAGGAACTCCCGAAGAGGCATACCAAGGAATGCTGTCAGGAGACCTGCTGCCTTAAAAGCAAGGGAGACTTCCGCTGCTGTCTTTGAGACCAGCACTCCTGCCATGCAGGGAGCTCTTCCAGCCCAAGTGCAAAGGCAGAAGCCTAAAACTGTCTCAGAATTACTGAGAGAGAAGCGGCTAAGGGAATCCCGGGCGAAGAAAGCTATGCAGCGGGCAGTATTTGTTGCCCCACAGATGCTGGTTTCAGGGCCTCTGATAATCCAGCAGCCACCACAGCAAATCATTCCTTCTGCACAAGCAGGGAGCAAACCTGCAGCAGTTGGTTGTACAAATAGCCAAGTACAGTGTGTACCAGCTCCATTGCCAGCATTTACTTCTGTGGCAGGTTCAACTTCTACTGCTATTGTGCTTGAAAATCATTCCTCATCAGTGCCAGAAACTGGGGAAAGCCCTGGCTGCTCACAAGGGACAGAACTGCAATCCAATAAGGAACGAAAAGAGCAAGCTTTGGAAAGCAGCCCTGAAGGAGGGTTTTTTCCAGGAATGAAtccagctgcagcagagaagGCCCCACATCAGGGAGGGTGCAATGGTCAGGTCCTAGCTGGTAGCTCAACTTCAGTAGTGTTGCAAAACCAAGCTTTTGTGCCACATCAGATTACAGTGGTGCCTGTTGGCATTGAGTCTGGCACCAACAAATTGTCTCTTTCCACACCAGTTACCTGTGAGCTGAATAGTAATGGGCCACAACAGAGGCCAGTCAATCTATTGCCTGCTCTTGTAACTCCACAAACTGGCTCACATTTGATTCCCAACAGCATACTGCCTTTCACGTGGGTCGTAACGCCACAGGCTTTGCTCCCCACCGCTGTACAAACTGTGGTGGGTGTTCCCCAAGGGCTGCCACCTGCTGCTGTGAGAAGTCAATGTCAGACAACTGTGACTTCCAATGGCAATATCTCTTGCTTAGGAGTGCCTCCTGTACCAGCTGGAGCAAATACGCCTCACCCCAGCAGTGCAGAGACAAAAGCACCAAGTGCCCAGTTAGCAGAAGGAGTTCCTTTGGGAAAGACAGCTAACCATTCCACAATCCTCTTACCTATGGCCTCAGTGAGTCCTGGATGCACCACATCCAGCATTTCTTCTGCAACGCCTGCATGTTCAGATGGCTTCTCCAAGGCTTCTGACTCCTCTGCAGCTCAGACTGCTCTTCCACCTGATGTACCAACCCTgcatgctgtgctgctgccccAAACGCAGCTACCTGCAAGCACTCAGGGGTCTGATTCCCAATGTGTGTCGAGTCTCACTAGCTTGGGAAAGAGCCATGACTCCGTTAAAACAAACGGATCATCTTCCAACCCAAGCATCATCACGAAAGGGATTGTGCTCcagccaggagatccagttcccCATAACAAAGTGCCAAGGAACTCTGATTCCTTTGCTGCACAAGCATTGAAAAATAGACCTATTGCCGCCAAACCTCTGACTACGCAGCCTGCTGACAGTCCACCGCAGCCAACCACTTCCAGTGCAGAAAAGAATCTACTTGACTTCAGCCTGATTTCCCTTGAAGATGAGGCGCTAGTGAAGGAGTGGCTGAACGGGAAACAAGGTGTCCAGGTACCATCACTGCAAACCAGGTTGCCTTATTTGCCACCTTTTCTGTGCAACTTAAAAACTCTCTCAAAGCTacttctgcagaaagcagctctAGAAGAGCAAGCGGCATGTCTTCTGCCTTCTGATGCCAGTCAGGATGAGGGCACTGGGGTTGATTTGCACGCTATCGGAGAACTGGTGCAGCAGAAACTTGGCGATAACCCTGCTTACCTCCTACTGAAAGCCAGATTCCTAGCAGCTTTTACACTCCCAGCTGTACTAGCAACTCTGCCTCCTCCAAAAGTGACAACAACGCTGTCAGCCAGCAGGAAGCAATATGAAGAGAGTGATGAAGAGGAGTGGCAGAGCGAGAAGGAAATGTCTGAGGAAGAGAGTTGTGGGAATGAATTAACAGGGGTACGGTTGGATTGGGCAGTTGGTGATGAGCCTGGAGACAAAGATGCTGATTTACTAAATCAG GGCATGGGAGCTGAAGAGAATGCTGCACAGTCTGTCTTGGACTCCTGCACTGACGTGGCTGATGCCAGTGCTCCTCAAATCAGGAGAAGTGCCCGCttcaggaaaaggaggaggatctGA